A window of Cupriavidus pauculus genomic DNA:
TGATAGGTGAACAATACGCGTCTAAGATTTCACCCATCAAGAGTCGGGAAATAGACATGCCGCGAGCCAAGGCGCCTGCAAAGGGATCCCAGATTGCACTGTTCCAGCAAGCTGAGGTGCCCGAACCATTCAAGAAGGCGGTCCAGGCAATCCACGTTTCGCCAGTGGGCGGCGCACTGACTCTCCAACAGCGCCGGCTGTTTAACGCGCTGATCAAAAACGCAATCGAGCATCGCCTGGGTCAAGCCGGGTCTACGGACACCTTCCAGATTTCGATCCCCGAGATGATGTCCAACCTGGCTTTGACCACAAAGGACACCGGGTACATCAAAGAGACGGCAAAGTCGCTGATGCGCACGGTTGTCGACTGGGATCAACTGAATAGCGATGGAACTGCAACCTGGACCGGGTCGACGCTCTTGGCCGGCGCGAAGATTACCGGCTCCTTGCTTTCGTACTCGTTTGCGCCCCAGATCAGAGAGGAACTCCTGAATCCGGAGCGCTACGCAATGATCGACATGCGTATCGCGAAGCTATTCCGCAGGGCGCATTCCCTTGCCCTGTGGGAGAACACGGTTCGGTACGAACGCGTTGGAATTACGGCCCGCATTCCTCTGCCGGTGTTTCGCAATCTGATTCTCGGACGCGAGGAGAGCGAGACGAAGTACAAGGAGTACAAGATCTTCAAGCGTGCAGTCCTGAACCCCTGCATAGCGGAGATCTGTGACGTCTCGGACCACACTCTTGAACTGATTGAGCACAAGATCGGTAGGTCGGTATCCGACCTCCAGTTCAAGA
This region includes:
- a CDS encoding replication initiation protein, yielding MPRAKAPAKGSQIALFQQAEVPEPFKKAVQAIHVSPVGGALTLQQRRLFNALIKNAIEHRLGQAGSTDTFQISIPEMMSNLALTTKDTGYIKETAKSLMRTVVDWDQLNSDGTATWTGSTLLAGAKITGSLLSYSFAPQIREELLNPERYAMIDMRIAKLFRRAHSLALWENTVRYERVGITARIPLPVFRNLILGREESETKYKEYKIFKRAVLNPCIAEICDVSDHTLELIEHKIGRSVSDLQFKITRKEQAVQEDAGGGELVQAMIKLGLPASEARKLVKTHSSGSLRDALAYVRARLSKKNAPAVDNVPAYFRKTLAEAWGRGMDAEEVAEQPAAAEAPKAKSAAEAMEKYIAARLPVAQEYFAELSAEEQTPLMERYNDQCAAADLKLVANKRPSKLAQTSFYTWLADQTWGAPTSEDILSYVLTGKVAV